In a genomic window of Nyctibius grandis isolate bNycGra1 chromosome 4, bNycGra1.pri, whole genome shotgun sequence:
- the GJD2 gene encoding gap junction delta-2 protein, whose product MGEWTILERLLEAAVQQHSTMIGRILLTVVVIFRILIVAIVGETVYDDEQTMFVCNTLQPGCNQACYDQAFPISHIRYWVFQIIMVCTPSLCFITYSVHQSAKQRERRYSTVFLTLERDQDSMKREDSKKIKNTIVNGVLQNTENSTKETEPDCLEVKEIPNPAIRTTKSKMRRQEGISRFYIIQVVFRNALEIGFLVGQYFLYGFNVPSMYECDRYPCIKEVECYVSRPTEKTVFLVFMFAVSGICVVLNLAELNHLGWRKIKMAVRGVQAKRKSIYEIRNKDLPRMSMPNFGRTQSSDSAYV is encoded by the exons ATGGGGGAATGGACCATTCTAGAGAGGCTACTGGAAGCTGCCGTGCAGCAGCATTCTACTATGATAGGGAG GATCCTGCTGACCGTGGTGGTGATCTTCAGGATACTCATTGTGGCCATTGTAGGGGAAACGGTGTACGATGACGAGCAAACTATGTTTGTCTGTAACACgctgcagccaggctgcaaCCAGGCTTGTTACGACCAGGCTTTCCCTATTTCTCATATAAGGTACTGGGTGTTCCAGATCATCATGGTGTGCACTCCCAGCCTTTGCTTCATAACGTACTCTGTTCACCAGTCTGCTAAGCAGAGGGAACGGAGGTACTCCACTGTCTTCCTCACCTTGGAGAGGGACCAGGATTCAATGAAGCGTGAGGACAGTAAGAAAATCAAGAACACGATTGTCAATGGGGTGCTGCAGAACACTGAGAACTCCACCAAAGAGACAGAACCAGACTGCTTAGAAGTGAAGGAAATCCCCAATCCTGCTATCAGAACTACAAAGTCAAAGATGAGGAGGCAAGAAGGCATTTCTCGATTTTATATCATTCAAGTGGTCTTTCGAAATGCCCTAGAGATTGGATTCTTAGTGGGACAGTATTTTCTGTATGGATTCAATGTCCCTTCCATGTACGAATGTGACAGATACCCTTGCATTAAAGAAGTAGAGTGCTATGTCTCTAGACCCACTGAGAAGACGGTATTCTTGGTATTCATGTTTGCTGTCAGTGGGATTTGTGTGGTGCTCAATTTGGCAGAACTGAACCACTTGGGCTGGAGAAAGATCAAAATGGCAGTGAGAGGAGTACAGGCAAAAAGGAAATCCATATACGAAATCAGAAATAAGGACCTGCCAAGAATGAGCATGCCTAACTTTGGCAGGACTCAGTCAAGTGACTCAGCTTATGTGTGA